A single Thermoanaerobacterium sp. RBIITD DNA region contains:
- a CDS encoding helix-turn-helix domain-containing protein, which yields MEFSTQGERLKKIRKMLKMKQRELQDKNITRGFISMIESGRSTMSKETASAIAKKLNKRAKEIGINLNIDGKYLLMTPAEEAEYYCIQKLKEINNEEDLSKVNGLLEIAEKYGRKRVNALISIKIGDIMYNANKYIDAILNYNKALELLMMYGFKEQIPYVYNMLGVCKMNITDYAEAIFYFDKAMSFADEINDKSIRNKAIYNISLCYKHIGKYDVAIEYVEKFLKDCNKSHELINYIYASSIKANCFRAMGFLEKSLDVYKNLLNDVNDEDSIAGFIYSNIGEIYGDLNDYEKSLEYLHKAEKIRRSKDEKSLSHTLIEKANVLFKIGNIKESIRLMEEGISTANKNNDIKYIIIGNYRLADIYKQLNDREKAINTYNKILEVAKNINSIKELLKIHIKLSILYLEDDNVDKCKNHLSKADKIVESVRP from the coding sequence ATGGAATTTTCAACTCAAGGTGAAAGGCTAAAGAAAATTAGGAAAATGCTTAAGATGAAACAAAGAGAACTACAGGATAAAAACATTACCAGAGGTTTTATAAGCATGATTGAAAGTGGTAGAAGCACCATGAGCAAAGAAACAGCTTCTGCCATTGCAAAGAAACTTAATAAAAGAGCCAAAGAAATTGGCATAAATCTAAATATAGATGGTAAATACCTTTTAATGACACCTGCTGAAGAAGCCGAATACTATTGTATCCAAAAATTAAAAGAGATTAACAATGAAGAGGATTTAAGCAAAGTAAATGGATTACTTGAAATTGCAGAAAAATACGGAAGAAAGCGAGTAAACGCACTGATAAGCATTAAAATTGGCGACATAATGTATAATGCAAATAAATATATAGATGCAATACTAAACTACAACAAAGCTCTTGAACTATTGATGATGTATGGATTCAAGGAACAAATACCATACGTTTATAACATGTTAGGCGTTTGCAAGATGAATATAACCGATTATGCAGAAGCAATATTTTACTTTGATAAAGCCATGAGTTTTGCTGATGAAATAAACGATAAAAGTATAAGAAATAAAGCGATTTATAATATTTCATTATGTTATAAACACATTGGCAAATATGATGTTGCAATAGAATATGTTGAGAAATTTCTTAAAGATTGTAATAAATCCCATGAACTTATTAACTATATTTATGCAAGTTCTATAAAAGCTAATTGCTTTAGGGCGATGGGGTTTCTTGAAAAATCTTTAGACGTATATAAAAATTTACTAAACGATGTTAATGATGAAGATTCAATAGCAGGATTTATTTACAGCAATATTGGCGAAATTTATGGAGATCTAAATGATTATGAAAAGTCTTTAGAGTATCTTCATAAAGCAGAGAAAATAAGGCGCAGCAAAGATGAAAAATCATTGTCCCATACACTTATTGAAAAAGCCAATGTGTTGTTTAAAATAGGAAATATCAAAGAATCTATAAGACTCATGGAAGAAGGCATTTCGACAGCTAATAAAAACAATGACATAAAATACATTATAATAGGAAATTACAGATTGGCTGATATTTATAAGCAATTAAACGATAGAGAAAAAGCAATAAACACATACAATAAAATATTGGAAGTCGCCAAAAATATAAACAGCATAAAAGAATTGCTAAAAATTCATATAAAGCTATCCATATTGTATTTAGAAGATGATAATGTAGACAAGTGTAAAAATCATTTGAGTAAGGCTGATAAAATTGTAGAATCAGTGAGACCGTAA
- a CDS encoding MFS transporter, translated as MNKQFVFVWFAELTSILGCGLTDFGLSVWIYEKTGKATPLAISILFSVLPAIFLSQIAGFVADKFNTKRVVIFFNTGAAIVSFAFIFLLRNNYFNLFVTYIIILLIAAFNLFESAAVQSSIVYIVDKENPKTANGMNQVSDSLNNLLTPVIAGILYTFIGLQGTIIIDLVTYVISMAIWLIFPAKIFNKEFESEKAREGKWNWNQFINNLNDGFKFIFARKGLTLLVFLFAIANFLNNLAVVHIIPLMLSIGNSTQLGIVQTFGGIGMFIGSFIATLHKSDASYTKTIKSCILSASVFLLLIGIRASFIAVSLCRMLFLLFIPISNVAAGTLWQLKTPKELQGRVYTARSMIIRCIMPVAYLIVGPITDVGFKNLLTVDNRFIIVIKNLLGVSALNYRLVFILSGITLFIVAYSFFKNKSLSYIDKLPDYAK; from the coding sequence ATAAATAAGCAATTTGTCTTTGTTTGGTTTGCTGAATTAACATCTATTCTTGGATGTGGTTTAACAGACTTTGGACTAAGTGTATGGATATATGAGAAAACAGGCAAAGCTACACCATTGGCTATTTCTATTCTTTTTTCAGTATTGCCTGCAATATTTCTTTCGCAGATTGCAGGTTTTGTTGCTGATAAGTTTAATACAAAAAGGGTAGTTATATTCTTTAATACAGGAGCTGCTATTGTGTCTTTCGCTTTTATTTTTCTTTTAAGAAATAACTATTTTAACTTATTTGTTACTTACATAATTATTTTGTTGATTGCAGCATTTAATCTGTTTGAGAGTGCTGCCGTGCAATCGTCAATTGTGTACATTGTAGACAAAGAAAATCCGAAAACAGCTAATGGTATGAATCAAGTAAGTGATTCCTTAAATAATTTATTGACACCTGTAATTGCAGGTATTTTATATACATTTATAGGATTACAGGGAACCATTATAATTGATCTGGTGACATATGTCATCTCAATGGCTATCTGGCTCATTTTCCCTGCAAAAATATTTAATAAGGAATTTGAGAGTGAAAAGGCGAGGGAAGGCAAATGGAATTGGAATCAATTTATTAATAATTTGAATGATGGTTTTAAATTTATTTTTGCAAGAAAAGGACTTACATTATTGGTATTTCTCTTTGCAATTGCTAATTTCCTGAATAATCTTGCTGTTGTACACATTATTCCTTTAATGCTTTCAATTGGAAACAGCACTCAATTAGGTATTGTTCAGACATTTGGCGGAATTGGCATGTTTATTGGTAGTTTCATTGCCACATTACATAAAAGTGATGCTTCCTACACAAAAACGATAAAGAGCTGTATTCTTAGTGCGTCAGTTTTCTTACTTTTAATAGGAATTCGGGCATCGTTTATTGCCGTATCGCTTTGCAGGATGCTATTTTTGCTATTTATTCCGATTTCAAATGTGGCTGCGGGGACACTTTGGCAGTTAAAAACGCCTAAGGAACTGCAAGGACGTGTTTATACAGCAAGATCCATGATTATTCGTTGTATTATGCCTGTGGCATATCTTATTGTAGGTCCTATTACAGATGTTGGCTTCAAAAACCTTCTTACTGTAGACAACAGATTCATTATTGTTATTAAGAATCTATTAGGTGTAAGTGCGTTGAATTATCGATTGGTATTTATTCTATCTGGAATTACATTGTTTATTGTTGCATATTCCTTTTTTAAAAATAAATCTTTATCGTATATAGATAAATTGCCAGATTATGCAAAATAA
- a CDS encoding helix-turn-helix domain-containing protein → MDNYYTPQEIAEKFKVKINTVYKWIREGKLKAIKVGDLWRISETELKRFVESNN, encoded by the coding sequence ATGGATAATTACTATACGCCGCAGGAGATAGCGGAAAAATTTAAAGTAAAAATAAATACCGTTTACAAGTGGATACGTGAAGGTAAACTTAAAGCTATCAAAGTAGGTGATTTATGGCGCATATCTGAAACAGAATTAAAAAGATTTGTTGAAAGTAATAATTAA
- a CDS encoding N-terminal phage integrase SAM-like domain-containing protein, which yields MRQRGSIREMCEGRFRIAIYLGIDTNGKRKYYYETIHCSNKKEAQKYLTQKLNEIDNGAFIKPVNMTLREYLDEWEENTLKARVRPKTYKSYKQLIELYIKPHLENFKIKDINSLLIQNMYTAMITKGLSPRTVRSTHTVLKNALNQAIKWQIMKTNPCDNVDLPKQAR from the coding sequence ATGAGGCAACGTGGAAGTATTAGAGAAATGTGTGAAGGAAGATTTCGCATAGCAATATATCTAGGTATTGATACTAATGGAAAACGCAAATATTATTATGAAACAATACATTGCAGCAACAAGAAAGAGGCGCAAAAATATTTAACACAAAAATTGAACGAGATAGACAATGGCGCTTTTATCAAACCTGTAAATATGACATTAAGAGAATACCTTGACGAATGGGAAGAAAATACTTTAAAAGCACGTGTAAGGCCAAAAACATATAAAAGCTATAAACAGCTTATAGAACTTTATATTAAGCCTCATTTGGAAAATTTTAAAATTAAAGATATAAACTCTCTACTAATACAAAATATGTACACAGCTATGATAACCAAAGGTCTTTCACCAAGAACTGTCAGATCTACACATACAGTTTTAAAAAATGCATTAAATCAGGCTATTAAATGGCAGATAATGAAAACTAATCCATGTGACAATGTCGATCTACCAAAGCAAGCACGATGA